A portion of the Streptomyces sp. YPW6 genome contains these proteins:
- a CDS encoding acetylornithine transaminase produces the protein MTTGTGPATGLTARWQGALMDNYGTPRLPLVRGEGSHVWDEDGTRYLDFVGGIAVNALGHAHPAVVEAVSTQIASLGHVSNLFIAEPPVALAERLLQLFGRQGRVFFANSGAEANEAAFKIGRLTGRTHMVATDGGFHGRTMGSLALTGQPAKQEPFRPLPGDVTHVPYGDADALRAAVTQETALVVIEPMQGENGVVVPPKGYLEAAREITRATGTLLVLDEVQTGIGRCGQWFEHQAHQGVEPDIVTLAKGLGGGLPIGATVAFGPAAGLLEPGHHGTTFGGNPVACAAGLAVLDTLAAEGVLDQVKRLGEKIRDGVEALGHPLVSHVRGSGLLLGIVLTGPLAPQVQQAAQGAGLLVNAPAPDVVRLMPPLIIGDAEVDAFLEILPGALDAAHGDGRSGA, from the coding sequence ATGACGACCGGCACCGGGCCCGCGACCGGGCTCACCGCGCGCTGGCAGGGTGCGCTGATGGACAACTACGGCACCCCCCGCCTGCCCCTGGTCCGCGGTGAGGGCTCCCACGTCTGGGACGAGGACGGCACCCGCTACCTCGACTTCGTCGGCGGCATCGCGGTCAACGCCCTCGGCCACGCCCACCCCGCCGTCGTCGAGGCCGTCTCCACCCAGATCGCCTCCCTCGGGCACGTGTCGAACCTGTTCATCGCCGAGCCGCCGGTCGCCCTCGCGGAGCGGCTGCTCCAGCTCTTCGGGCGTCAGGGCCGGGTCTTCTTCGCGAACTCCGGCGCGGAGGCCAACGAGGCCGCGTTCAAGATCGGGCGGCTCACCGGGCGCACGCACATGGTCGCGACCGACGGCGGCTTCCACGGCCGGACGATGGGCTCGCTCGCGCTGACCGGCCAGCCGGCGAAGCAGGAGCCCTTCCGGCCGCTCCCCGGTGACGTCACCCATGTCCCGTACGGGGACGCGGACGCCCTGCGCGCGGCCGTCACCCAGGAGACGGCGCTGGTCGTCATCGAGCCGATGCAGGGCGAGAACGGCGTCGTCGTCCCGCCCAAGGGCTATCTGGAGGCAGCCCGGGAGATCACCCGGGCGACCGGGACGCTGCTCGTCCTCGACGAGGTGCAGACCGGGATCGGGCGCTGCGGCCAGTGGTTCGAGCACCAGGCGCACCAAGGCGTCGAGCCGGACATCGTCACCCTCGCCAAGGGGCTCGGCGGCGGGCTGCCGATCGGCGCGACGGTCGCCTTCGGCCCGGCGGCCGGCCTGCTGGAGCCGGGTCACCACGGCACCACGTTCGGCGGCAACCCGGTCGCCTGCGCCGCCGGGCTCGCCGTCCTGGACACCCTCGCGGCCGAGGGCGTCCTCGACCAGGTCAAGCGGCTCGGCGAGAAGATCCGCGACGGAGTGGAGGCGCTGGGACACCCGCTGGTATCCCATGTCCGCGGCAGCGGCCTGCTGCTGGGTATCGTGCTCACCGGACCCCTCGCACCGCAGGTGCAGCAGGCGGCCCAGGGAGCCGGCCTCCTGGTGAACGCGCCCGCCCCCGATGTCGTGCGGCTCATGCCGCCGCTGATCATCGGTGACGCGGAGGTGGACGCGTTCCTGGAGATCCTGCCGGGCGCTCTCGACGCGGCACACGGGGACGGACGATCCGGAGCATGA
- the argB gene encoding acetylglutamate kinase translates to MTTARKHTALPKAQTLIEALPWLTRHHGKTVVIKFGGNAMIDEELKAAFAQDVVFLRHAGLKPVVVHGGGPQISAQLDKQGLVSEFKAGLRVTTPEAMDVVRMVLAGQVQRELVGLLNQHGPLAVGMTGEDAHTITATQHRPTIDGESVDIGRVGEITAIDTGAIQALLDDGRIPVVSSIARSADDHHVYNVNADTAAAALAAALNAETLMVLTDVEGLYEDWPHSDDVISRLTASELEKLLPELSSGMVPKMQGCLHAVRNGVETARVIDGRVQHSILLEIFTDEGIGTMVVPDAPIAVHTGPELGES, encoded by the coding sequence ATGACGACGGCGCGGAAGCACACCGCACTCCCGAAGGCGCAGACCCTCATCGAGGCGCTGCCCTGGCTGACCCGGCACCACGGCAAGACGGTCGTCATCAAGTTCGGCGGCAACGCCATGATCGACGAGGAGCTGAAGGCCGCGTTCGCCCAGGACGTCGTCTTCCTGCGCCACGCCGGCCTCAAGCCCGTCGTCGTGCACGGCGGCGGCCCCCAGATCAGCGCGCAGCTCGACAAGCAGGGCCTGGTCAGCGAGTTCAAGGCCGGGCTGCGGGTCACCACCCCCGAGGCGATGGACGTCGTCCGCATGGTCCTCGCCGGACAGGTCCAGCGCGAACTGGTCGGCCTCCTCAACCAGCACGGCCCCCTCGCCGTCGGCATGACCGGCGAGGACGCCCACACCATCACCGCCACCCAGCACCGGCCCACCATCGACGGCGAGTCCGTCGACATCGGCCGGGTCGGGGAGATCACCGCCATCGACACCGGGGCCATTCAGGCGCTCCTGGACGACGGCCGCATCCCGGTCGTCTCCTCCATCGCCCGCTCCGCCGACGACCACCACGTCTACAACGTCAACGCCGACACCGCGGCCGCCGCGCTCGCCGCCGCCCTGAACGCCGAGACGCTGATGGTCCTCACGGACGTCGAGGGGCTGTACGAGGACTGGCCCCACAGCGACGACGTGATCAGCCGGCTCACCGCGAGCGAGCTGGAGAAGCTGCTGCCCGAGCTGTCCAGCGGCATGGTCCCCAAGATGCAGGGCTGCCTCCACGCCGTACGCAACGGCGTCGAGACCGCTCGTGTCATCGACGGCCGGGTCCAGCACTCGATCCTGCTGGAGATCTTCACCGACGAGGGCATCGGCACGATGGTCGTGCCGGACGCCCCCATCGCCGTACACACAGGTCCTGAACTGGGGGAATCATGA
- a CDS encoding arginine repressor → MTEAQESEHGGPSVPQTRTARHRRIVDILNRQPVRSQSQLAKLLADDGLSVTQATLSRDLDELGAVKIRNTGGELIYAVPSEGGFRTPQAPLGGSAKEERMRRLSAELLISAEASANLVVLRTPPGAAQFLASAIDQAELHDILGTIAGDDTLMLISRDANGGQALADHLLRLAQNDR, encoded by the coding sequence ATGACCGAGGCGCAGGAATCCGAGCACGGCGGGCCGTCCGTGCCGCAGACCCGCACCGCCCGCCACCGCCGGATCGTGGACATCCTGAACCGGCAGCCGGTCCGCTCGCAGAGCCAGCTGGCCAAACTGCTGGCCGACGACGGGCTGAGCGTCACTCAGGCGACGCTCTCCCGCGACCTCGACGAGCTGGGCGCGGTGAAGATCCGCAACACCGGCGGCGAGCTGATCTACGCGGTGCCCAGCGAGGGCGGATTCCGCACCCCGCAGGCACCGCTGGGCGGTTCCGCCAAGGAGGAGCGGATGCGCAGGCTCTCGGCCGAACTGCTCATCTCGGCCGAGGCCTCGGCCAACCTGGTGGTGCTCCGTACGCCGCCGGGCGCGGCCCAGTTCCTCGCCTCGGCCATCGACCAGGCCGAACTGCACGACATCCTCGGCACGATCGCGGGCGACGACACCCTGATGCTCATCAGCCGCGACGCGAACGGCGGTCAGGCGCTGGCCGACCACCTGCTGAGGCTCGCCCAGAACGACCGCTGA
- a CDS encoding argininosuccinate synthase, which yields MTERVVLAYSGGLDTSVAIGWIAEETGAEVIAVAVDVGQGGEDLDVIRKRALACGAVEAEVADAKDEFAEEYCLPAIKANALYMDRYPLVSALSRPTIVKHLVAAARKHDAGIVAHGCTGKGNDQVRFEAGISALGPDLKCIAPVRDYAMTRDKAIAFCEEKNLPIATTKKSPYSIDQNVFGRAVETGFLEDIWNAPIEDIYEYTSNPATPREADEVVISFKEGVPVAIDGRPVTVLQAIQQLNERAGAQGIGRIDMVEDRLVGIKSREVYEAPGAIALITAHQELENVTVERELARYKRQVEQRWGEMVYDGLWFSPLKRALDGFINEANQHVTGDIRMTLQGGRAVVTGRKSEESLYDFNLATYDSGDTFDQSKAQGFIEIFGLSSKIAAKRDLA from the coding sequence GTGACCGAGCGCGTCGTACTCGCCTACTCGGGCGGCCTGGACACCTCCGTCGCCATCGGCTGGATCGCCGAGGAGACGGGCGCCGAGGTCATCGCCGTTGCCGTGGACGTCGGCCAGGGCGGCGAGGACCTGGACGTCATCCGCAAGCGCGCGCTCGCCTGCGGTGCCGTCGAAGCCGAGGTCGCGGACGCCAAGGACGAGTTCGCCGAGGAGTACTGCCTCCCGGCGATCAAGGCCAACGCCCTCTACATGGACCGCTATCCGCTGGTCTCGGCCCTCTCCCGGCCGACCATCGTCAAGCACCTCGTCGCCGCCGCCCGCAAGCACGACGCCGGGATCGTCGCCCACGGCTGCACCGGCAAGGGCAACGACCAGGTCCGGTTCGAGGCCGGTATCTCCGCGCTCGGCCCCGACCTGAAGTGCATCGCCCCGGTCCGGGACTACGCGATGACCCGGGACAAGGCGATCGCCTTCTGCGAGGAGAAGAACCTCCCGATCGCGACCACCAAGAAGTCGCCGTACTCGATCGACCAGAACGTCTTCGGGCGGGCCGTCGAGACGGGCTTCCTGGAGGACATCTGGAACGCGCCGATCGAGGACATCTACGAGTACACCTCCAACCCCGCCACCCCGCGGGAGGCCGACGAGGTCGTCATCTCCTTCAAGGAGGGCGTGCCCGTGGCCATCGACGGCCGGCCCGTCACCGTCCTCCAGGCGATCCAGCAGCTCAACGAGCGGGCCGGCGCCCAGGGCATCGGCCGGATCGACATGGTCGAGGACCGGCTCGTGGGCATCAAGTCCCGTGAGGTGTACGAGGCGCCCGGCGCGATCGCGCTGATCACCGCCCACCAGGAGCTGGAGAACGTCACCGTCGAGCGCGAGCTGGCCCGCTACAAGCGGCAGGTCGAGCAGCGGTGGGGCGAGATGGTCTACGACGGCCTGTGGTTCTCCCCGCTCAAGCGGGCCCTGGACGGCTTCATCAACGAGGCCAACCAGCACGTCACCGGTGACATCCGGATGACCCTGCAGGGCGGCCGCGCCGTCGTCACCGGCCGGAAGTCCGAGGAGTCGCTGTACGACTTCAACCTCGCCACCTACGACTCGGGCGACACCTTCGACCAGTCCAAGGCGCAGGGCTTCATCGAGATCTTCGGCCTCTCGTCCAAGATCGCCGCCAAGCGCGACCTCGCCTGA
- a CDS encoding GPP34 family phosphoprotein yields the protein MTTAKDLFIIAMDPAPEHTVGQGDLSLALAGAELLDLLDAGAITVDGDLVVPGGSPVPDDRLLAGAAAGITRQPPYERIEDWLWRRGRDLAAAYQDALEEAGELTRKRSGLLPFGPKEVELTDTPARRRAVARRDEGDPVLASLASAVGLGSEPSDDEPRPGDETVTTVVATVHEAVMELEAVRQRRTIENTAFANVWRGP from the coding sequence ATGACCACGGCGAAAGACCTGTTCATCATCGCGATGGACCCGGCACCGGAACACACCGTGGGGCAGGGCGATCTGTCGCTCGCCCTCGCCGGTGCCGAACTGCTCGACCTCCTCGACGCGGGGGCCATCACCGTGGACGGCGACCTCGTCGTACCGGGCGGGTCGCCGGTGCCGGACGACCGGCTGCTGGCCGGGGCCGCCGCGGGGATCACCCGGCAGCCGCCCTACGAGCGGATCGAGGACTGGCTGTGGCGGAGGGGCCGGGACCTCGCGGCCGCCTACCAGGACGCGTTGGAGGAGGCCGGCGAGCTCACGCGGAAGCGGAGCGGCCTGTTGCCGTTCGGCCCGAAGGAGGTGGAGCTGACGGACACGCCCGCCCGCCGCCGGGCCGTGGCCCGCCGGGACGAGGGAGACCCCGTCCTCGCCTCCCTCGCGTCGGCCGTGGGCCTCGGCAGCGAGCCGTCCGACGACGAACCCCGCCCCGGGGACGAGACGGTGACCACGGTGGTCGCCACCGTCCATGAGGCGGTGATGGAGCTGGAAGCCGTACGGCAGCGGCGGACCATCGAGAACACCGCCTTCGCCAACGTCTGGCGCGGCCCCTGA
- a CDS encoding deoxyxylulose-5-phosphate synthase produces the protein MGHGKTSYVCLSCRVSYKQPHDTTRQRICPNCAEPMIHAGSAFAAPRRRDIAAWRALAVLLNAGVGFHKSCCGGPGYRPRALREVRERLTYARRSGTPVARALVRYDVP, from the coding sequence ATGGGCCACGGGAAAACGTCGTACGTCTGCCTCTCCTGCCGGGTTTCGTACAAGCAGCCCCACGACACGACGAGGCAGCGGATCTGCCCGAACTGCGCGGAGCCGATGATCCATGCGGGCTCGGCCTTCGCGGCACCGCGGCGCCGGGACATCGCGGCATGGCGGGCCCTGGCCGTGCTGCTGAACGCGGGCGTGGGCTTTCACAAGAGCTGCTGCGGCGGGCCCGGGTACCGCCCCCGGGCACTGCGTGAGGTACGGGAACGGCTGACGTACGCGCGGCGCAGCGGCACCCCGGTCGCCAGGGCACTCGTGCGGTACGACGTGCCGTAG
- the argC gene encoding N-acetyl-gamma-glutamyl-phosphate reductase, with product MVVRAAVAGASGYAGGELLRLLLAHQQVEIGTLTGHSNAGQALGSLQPHLRPLADRVLEPTTAEALAGHDVVFLALPHGQSAAVAEQLGDEVLVVDMGADFRLKDAADWEAFYGSPHAGTWPYGLPELPGGRAALAGAKRIAVPGCYPTAVSLALFPAYEAGIAEPEAVVVAASGTSGAGKAAKPHLLGSEVMGNMTPYGVGGGHRHTPEMIQNLSAAAGQPVTVSFTPTLAPMPRGILATCSAKANPGVSAESLRAVYAKAFAAEPFVDLLPEGQWPATAAVYGSNAVQVQVALDPAAGRIVVVCAIDNLAKGTAGGALQSMNIALGLPEDTGLSTIGVAP from the coding sequence ATGGTGGTACGAGCAGCAGTGGCAGGGGCGAGCGGATACGCCGGCGGGGAGCTCCTCCGTCTTCTGCTGGCGCACCAGCAGGTCGAGATCGGCACCCTCACCGGCCACTCCAACGCCGGGCAGGCGCTCGGTTCGCTCCAGCCGCACCTGCGGCCCCTGGCCGACCGGGTGCTGGAGCCCACCACCGCCGAGGCGCTCGCCGGGCACGACGTCGTCTTCCTCGCGCTCCCGCACGGGCAGTCCGCCGCCGTCGCCGAGCAGCTCGGGGACGAGGTCCTCGTCGTCGACATGGGGGCCGACTTCCGGCTGAAGGACGCGGCGGACTGGGAGGCGTTCTACGGCTCCCCGCACGCCGGGACCTGGCCCTACGGGCTGCCCGAGCTGCCGGGCGGGCGGGCCGCGCTCGCCGGGGCGAAGCGGATCGCGGTGCCCGGGTGCTACCCGACCGCCGTCTCCCTCGCGCTCTTCCCGGCGTACGAGGCCGGTATCGCCGAGCCGGAGGCCGTCGTCGTCGCCGCGTCCGGCACCTCCGGGGCGGGCAAGGCGGCCAAGCCGCATCTGCTCGGCTCCGAGGTCATGGGCAACATGACCCCGTACGGCGTCGGCGGCGGGCACCGGCACACGCCCGAGATGATCCAGAACCTCAGCGCCGCCGCCGGGCAGCCGGTCACCGTCTCCTTCACGCCCACCCTCGCCCCCATGCCGCGCGGCATCCTCGCCACGTGCAGCGCGAAGGCGAATCCCGGGGTGAGCGCGGAGAGCCTGCGCGCGGTCTACGCGAAGGCGTTCGCGGCCGAGCCGTTCGTGGATCTGCTGCCCGAGGGGCAGTGGCCCGCCACCGCCGCGGTGTACGGCTCCAACGCCGTACAGGTCCAGGTCGCGCTCGACCCGGCCGCCGGACGGATCGTGGTCGTCTGCGCCATCGACAACCTCGCCAAGGGCACCGCGGGCGGCGCCCTCCAGAGCATGAACATCGCCCTCGGGCTCCCCGAGGACACCGGACTTTCGACGATCGGAGTCGCACCGTGA
- the argJ gene encoding bifunctional glutamate N-acetyltransferase/amino-acid acetyltransferase ArgJ — MSVTAAQGFSAAGIAAGIKESGNPDLALVVNHGPRRAAAGVFTSNRVKAAPVLWSEQVLKGGEVSAVVLNSGGANACTGPKGFQDTHATAEKAAEVLEGHSAGEIAVASTGLIGIPLPMDKLLPGIEQAAAALSEHGGEKAAIAIKTTDTVHKTAVAGGDGWTVGGMAKGAGMLAPGLATMLVVLTTDADVPAERLDAALRDATRTTFDRVDSDGCMSTNDTVLLLASGAGGITPEQDAFAEAVRAVCDDLARQLIGDAEGASKDIRIEVVNAATEDDAVEVGRSIARNNLLKCAIHGEDPNWGRVLSAIGTTRAAFEPDQLNVAINDVWVCKNGQVGEDRDLVDMRYREVRITADLAAGAESAVIWANDLTADYVHENSAYSS; from the coding sequence GTGAGCGTCACGGCAGCACAGGGATTCTCGGCGGCGGGCATCGCCGCGGGAATCAAGGAGAGCGGGAACCCGGACCTGGCCCTCGTGGTCAACCACGGCCCGCGCCGCGCCGCCGCGGGCGTCTTCACCTCCAACCGCGTCAAGGCCGCCCCCGTCCTCTGGTCGGAGCAGGTCCTCAAGGGCGGGGAGGTCTCCGCCGTCGTCCTCAACTCCGGTGGCGCCAACGCCTGTACGGGCCCCAAGGGCTTCCAGGACACCCACGCCACCGCCGAGAAGGCGGCCGAGGTGCTGGAGGGCCACAGCGCCGGCGAGATCGCCGTCGCCTCCACCGGGCTCATCGGCATCCCGCTCCCCATGGACAAGCTCCTCCCGGGCATCGAGCAGGCCGCCGCGGCGCTGAGCGAGCACGGCGGCGAGAAGGCCGCCATCGCCATCAAGACCACCGACACCGTCCACAAGACGGCCGTCGCGGGCGGCGACGGCTGGACCGTCGGCGGCATGGCCAAGGGCGCCGGCATGCTCGCCCCGGGCCTCGCCACCATGCTCGTCGTCCTCACCACCGACGCCGACGTGCCCGCGGAGCGGCTGGACGCGGCCCTGCGCGACGCCACCCGGACCACCTTCGACCGGGTCGACTCCGACGGCTGTATGTCCACCAACGACACCGTGCTGCTCCTCGCCTCCGGCGCCGGCGGCATCACCCCGGAGCAGGACGCGTTCGCCGAAGCCGTACGGGCTGTCTGCGACGACCTCGCCCGGCAGCTCATCGGCGACGCCGAGGGCGCGTCCAAGGACATCCGGATCGAGGTGGTCAACGCGGCCACCGAGGACGATGCCGTCGAGGTCGGCCGCTCCATCGCCCGCAACAACCTCCTCAAGTGCGCCATCCACGGGGAGGACCCCAACTGGGGCCGGGTCCTCTCCGCCATCGGCACCACACGGGCCGCCTTCGAGCCGGACCAGCTCAACGTCGCCATCAACGACGTCTGGGTCTGCAAGAACGGCCAGGTGGGCGAGGACCGCGACCTCGTCGACATGCGCTACCGCGAGGTCAGGATCACCGCCGACCTCGCCGCCGGCGCCGAGTCGGCCGTCATCTGGGCCAACGACCTCACCGCGGACTACGTCCACGAGAACAGCGCGTACAGCTCATGA
- a CDS encoding GlxA family transcriptional regulator codes for MTVIAILALDGVLPFELSVPGQVFGTANEVAATRHYRLRVCAPQPTVTTSPEHGAFQIQVPYRLDALTEADTVIVPAHAGFLDPPPGPVVTALRDASARGARMASVCVGAFTLAAAGLLDGHKVTTHWQYADELTRRHPRVAVDSGVLFIDNGDLITSAGVAAALDLCLHLVHRDLGADCAAATARRTVMPLRRDGGQAQFIEPPETAATGSTLLGPTLHWMAGNLHRPLTLADIAGHAAMSVRSLNRHFRAQTGTTPQQWLLRARVRRAQQLLETTDLPVERIADASGFGSAVTLRHHFARVAGTSPHAYRTAFQAR; via the coding sequence ATGACGGTCATCGCCATCCTCGCTCTCGACGGCGTCCTGCCCTTCGAGCTGTCCGTACCCGGCCAGGTCTTCGGCACGGCCAACGAGGTCGCCGCCACCCGGCACTACCGGCTGCGGGTGTGTGCCCCCCAGCCGACCGTCACCACCTCACCGGAACACGGCGCGTTTCAGATCCAGGTGCCGTACCGGCTGGACGCACTCACGGAGGCGGACACCGTCATCGTCCCCGCCCACGCCGGCTTCCTCGACCCTCCGCCCGGCCCCGTCGTGACGGCGCTGCGTGACGCGTCAGCCCGCGGCGCCCGCATGGCCTCGGTGTGCGTCGGCGCGTTCACACTCGCCGCCGCCGGTCTGCTCGACGGGCACAAGGTCACCACCCACTGGCAGTACGCGGACGAACTCACCCGCCGTCATCCGCGCGTGGCCGTGGACAGCGGTGTCCTGTTCATCGACAACGGCGACCTGATCACGTCGGCCGGTGTCGCCGCAGCGCTGGACCTGTGCCTGCACCTGGTCCACCGCGACCTGGGCGCGGACTGTGCGGCGGCCACCGCGCGCCGTACCGTGATGCCGTTGCGACGCGACGGTGGGCAGGCCCAGTTCATCGAGCCGCCGGAGACTGCGGCGACCGGCTCCACCCTGCTGGGCCCGACACTGCACTGGATGGCCGGCAACCTGCACCGCCCGCTCACGCTGGCGGATATCGCGGGTCACGCGGCGATGAGCGTACGCAGCCTCAACCGGCACTTCCGCGCGCAGACGGGCACCACGCCGCAGCAGTGGCTGCTGCGCGCTCGCGTCCGCCGCGCCCAGCAACTCCTGGAGACCACCGACCTTCCGGTCGAGCGCATCGCCGACGCGAGTGGCTTCGGTTCCGCGGTGACGCTGCGACACCATTTCGCCCGCGTGGCAGGCACGTCACCGCACGCGTACCGCACCGCGTTCCAGGCACGGTGA
- a CDS encoding HD domain-containing protein: MDLSLPDPCADFDLPRTELASRALRFVADAEPGFLYRHSVRSYLFARALAEARGLRPGADYDDEVVFLGCVLHDLGLCEQGNGGQRFEVDGADLAARFLRENGADEARVAVVWDAVALHTSDGIAHRKGPEVALTQAGAAVDVLGRGGEQLPPGFADRVHAAFPRDDLAYAITDAIVTQALENPAKAGPLSFPGQVLRRHLPEGTLPDWHDLIAHSAWGDRPVGNAAGAGTAP, encoded by the coding sequence GTGGACCTTTCCCTCCCCGACCCGTGTGCGGACTTCGACCTGCCGCGTACCGAGCTGGCCTCACGTGCGCTGCGGTTCGTCGCGGACGCCGAGCCCGGCTTCCTGTACCGGCACAGCGTGCGCAGCTATCTGTTCGCCCGCGCCCTGGCCGAAGCGCGGGGACTGCGGCCCGGCGCCGACTACGACGACGAGGTGGTGTTCCTGGGCTGCGTCCTGCACGATCTGGGCCTGTGCGAGCAGGGCAACGGAGGCCAGCGGTTCGAGGTGGACGGCGCCGACCTGGCCGCCCGGTTCCTGCGGGAGAACGGGGCGGACGAGGCGCGGGTCGCGGTGGTGTGGGACGCCGTCGCGCTGCACACGTCGGACGGGATCGCGCACCGCAAGGGGCCGGAAGTCGCGCTGACCCAGGCAGGCGCCGCCGTTGACGTGCTGGGACGCGGCGGGGAGCAACTGCCGCCAGGCTTCGCGGACCGTGTCCACGCCGCGTTCCCCCGGGACGACCTGGCCTACGCGATCACCGACGCGATCGTCACGCAGGCCCTGGAGAACCCGGCCAAGGCCGGCCCGTTGAGCTTCCCCGGCCAGGTACTGCGCCGCCATCTGCCGGAAGGCACCTTGCCCGACTGGCACGACCTGATCGCCCACTCAGCATGGGGTGACCGGCCTGTGGGGAATGCGGCGGGCGCCGGGACGGCCCCATGA
- a CDS encoding L,D-transpeptidase family protein: protein MRRSLVTAAVLLALAGSLGTTPAGALDVPPLPDRLADTGGGTQLITAEAPGTASTTGTVTWWERRGGRWAQAGSAPARFGANGLAEGATREQGTSTTPTGLYDLPYAFGIEAAPAGTTYPYRKVNDDSWWCQDNDSVAYNRWVEPRPSHCRAAEAEHLVAYGTQYARALVIGFNYEQPVRGRGAGIFLHVNGRGATAGCVSVPAGAMAEILAWADPERRPHIAVGTSSGPTAITRY, encoded by the coding sequence ATGCGCAGATCACTGGTGACCGCCGCCGTACTCCTCGCCCTGGCCGGCTCCCTCGGGACCACGCCCGCCGGCGCCCTCGACGTACCGCCCCTGCCGGACCGGCTGGCGGACACCGGGGGCGGCACGCAGCTGATCACCGCCGAGGCTCCCGGCACCGCATCGACCACCGGCACGGTCACCTGGTGGGAGCGGCGCGGGGGCCGGTGGGCGCAGGCGGGGTCCGCGCCCGCGCGGTTCGGGGCGAACGGGCTGGCCGAGGGCGCCACCCGGGAGCAGGGCACCAGCACCACGCCGACCGGACTGTACGACCTGCCGTACGCCTTCGGTATCGAGGCCGCCCCGGCGGGGACGACGTATCCGTACCGGAAGGTCAACGACGACTCCTGGTGGTGCCAGGACAACGACTCGGTCGCGTACAACCGCTGGGTGGAACCGCGACCCTCCCACTGCCGGGCGGCGGAGGCCGAGCACCTGGTCGCCTACGGCACGCAGTACGCGCGGGCGCTGGTGATCGGGTTCAACTACGAGCAGCCGGTGCGGGGCCGGGGCGCGGGGATCTTCCTGCATGTGAACGGACGCGGGGCGACCGCGGGTTGCGTGTCCGTACCCGCCGGCGCCATGGCCGAGATCCTGGCGTGGGCCGATCCGGAGCGGCGGCCGCACATCGCGGTCGGGACCTCGTCGGGCCCGACCGCGATCACGCGCTACTAG